Proteins co-encoded in one Syngnathoides biaculeatus isolate LvHL_M chromosome 22, ASM1980259v1, whole genome shotgun sequence genomic window:
- the rhbdf1b gene encoding LOW QUALITY PROTEIN: inactive rhomboid protein 1 (The sequence of the model RefSeq protein was modified relative to this genomic sequence to represent the inferred CDS: inserted 1 base in 1 codon), producing MSHSQDPYWGSVNRGTADWFGVSKDSDNSQRWRRKSLQHCSHLYGGLKPLVMRGMELPTQDNLSLAGTETPPPLYHAAHHHSHHHYGMQRIVDPLARGRAFRTVEERDGSSVPPTTANPCTASLCSFSSSHSALGRLPRRRKRESVAVMTLKAAAALMKGRVLGEGTTGRYRKRSFLPPSFYEDDTADLADDLDTSFFTGEGLPDELSSYADDVFETASEAACQQPDEGELTGSALDRKELERSHLMLPLERGWRKAKDGSLVQPKVRVNQEAASQERGQRISAPVKKLFAREKRPYGLGMVGRLTNRTYRKRIDSFVKRQIEDMDDHRPFFSYWITFVHLLITILAVTIHGIAPVGFSQHETVDSVLRNKGVYENVKFVQQQNFWIGPSSEALIHLGAKFSPCMRQDGEIHKLVQEKMAQERESGCCVRNDRSGCLQTLQEECSTTLAVWVKWPQHPSAPYLNGKLRQYGAVCHQDPRICQEPASVSPHQWPEDITKWPVCTRYNFVNHTNFPHIDCAITGRPCCIGTKGRCEITSREYCDFMHGYXHEEATLCSQVACMDDVCGLLPFLNPEVPDQFSRLWLSLFLHAGILHCLVSVLFQMTVLRDLEKLAGWLRISIIYMLSGITGNLASAIFLPYRAEVGPAGSQFGILACLFVELFQSWQILERPWRAFGKLLAIAVFFFSFGLLPWIDNFAHICGFVSGFFLSFGFLPYISFGRTDMYRKRVQVCVSLLVFAALLSSLAVLFYVYPVKCDWCEYLTCIPITDKLCEKYDLNANLL from the exons ATGAGTCACAGCCAAGACCCTTACTGGGGCTCCGTCAACAG GGGTACAGCGGACTGGTTTGGTGTGAGCAAGGATAGCGACAACAGCCAGcgatggaggaggaagagcctGCAGCACTGCAGCCATCTCTACGGGGGCCTGAAGCCTCTGGTGATGAGGGGCATGGAGCTGCCCACCCAGGACAACCTCTCTCTGGCCGGCACTGAGACCCCTCCTCCCCTCTACCACGCAGCCCACCACCATAGTCACCATCATTATGGCATGCAGAGG ATTGTGGATCCCCTGGCTCGGGGCCGTGCCTTCCGAACTGTGGAAGAGAGAGACGGCTCCAGTGTCCCACCGACTACCGCCAACCCCTGCACGGCCTCCCTCTGCTCCTTTTCCAGCTCCCACTCGGCCCTCGGCAGGTTGCCACGGCGACGCAAACGGGAGTCCGTTGCCGTCATGACCCTCAAAGCTGCCGCGGCACTGATGAAG GGCCGCGTATTAGGTGAAGGAACCACAGGGCGGTATCGCAAGCGAAGTTTCCTGCCCCCCAGTTTCTATGAAGACGACACTGCGGACCTAGCCGATGATCTGGACACATCTTTTTTCACTGGC GAGGGTCTGCCAGATGAGCTCTCCAGCTACGCCGATGACGTTTTTGAGACGGCATCGGAGGCTGCGTGCCAGCAGCCGGATGAGGGCGAACTCACTGGAAGTGCGCTGGACAGGAAGGAACTGGAGAGGAGTCACCTGATGCT GCCTTTAGAGCGAGGATGGCGCAAAGCAAAAGATGGCTCACTCGTCCAACCCAAGGTGCGAGTGAATCAAGAAGCGGCGAGTCAGGAGCGGGGGCAAAGGATCTCGGCTCCTGTGAAGAAGTTGTTCGCCCGAGAGAAGAGGCCTTACGGGCTCGGCATGGTCGGACGCCTTACCAACCGGACGTACCGAAAGCGCATCGACAGCTTTGTCAAGAGACAGATTGAAGACATGGACGATCACAG GCCTTTCTTTAGCTACTGGATCACATTCGTCCATTTACTCATCACCATCCTTGCCGTCACCATCCATGGCATCGCACCTGTGGGTTTCTCGCAACATGAAACTGTGGATTCG GTGTTAAGGAACAAGGGTGTGTacgaaaatgtcaaatttgtgCAACAGCAAAATTTCTGGATTGGTCCAAGCTCA GAGGCGCTAATCCATCTGGGAGCCAAGttttccccgtgcatgcgtCAGGATGGAGAGATCCACAAGCTGGTGCAGGAGAAGATGGCCCAAGAGAGAGAGTCGGGCTGCTGCGTGAGGAACGATCGCTCTGGATGTTTGCAGACTTTACAAGAGGAGTGCTCG ACCACCTTGGCTGTGTGGGTAAAATGGCCTCAGCACCCCAGTGCTCCTTATTTGAATGGGAAACTACGGCAATATGGTGCAGTCTGCCATCAGGATCCCAG AATATGTCAAGAGCCTGCCTCTGTTTCACCTCACCAGTGGCCTGAAGACATCACCAAGTGGCCA GTTTGCACGCGGTACAATTTTGTGAACCACACTAACTTCCCCCACATAGATTGCGCCATCACAGGCCGGCCCTGCTGCATCGGAACCAAAGGACG ATGTGAAATCACTTCCAGAGAGTACTGCGACTTCATGCATGGCT TTCATGAAGAAGCCACTCTCTGCTCACAG GTGGCGTGCATGGACGACGTATGTGGTCTCTTGCCTTTCCTGAACCCAGAGGTCCCAGACCAGTTTTCCCGACTGTGGCTGTCCCTCTTCCTTCATGCTGG GATCCTTCACTGCCTGGTGTCAGTgttgttccaaatgacagtgcTTCGAGATCTGGAGAaactggctggctggctgcgGATCTCCATCATATACATGCTCAGCGGTATCACGGGCAACTTGGCCTCGGCCATTTTTCTGCCCTATAGAGCCGAG gtTGGCCCCGCTGGTAGCCAGTTCGGCATCTTGGCCTGCCTCTTCGTGGAACTCTTCCAGAGCTGGCAGATCCTTGAGAGGCCGTGGCGAGCATTTGGAAAGCTGCTCGCCATCGctgtctttttcttctccttcggTTTGCTTCCCTGGATCGACAACTTTGCCCACATCTGTGGTTTCGTCTCGGGGTTCTTCTTGTCCTTTGGTTTTCTGCCATACATCAG CTTTGGACGCACCGACATGTACCGCAAGAGGGTCCAGGTTTGTGTTTCCCTGCTGGTGTTTGCAGCTCTGCTGTCTTCCTTGGCCGTCCTCTTTTACGTTTACCCTGTCAAGTGCGACTGGTGCGAGTACCTCACCTGCATCCCCATCACGGACAAGCTCTGCGAGAAGTACGACCTGAACGCAAATCTCCTTTGA